A window of the Cannabis sativa cultivar Pink pepper isolate KNU-18-1 chromosome X, ASM2916894v1, whole genome shotgun sequence genome harbors these coding sequences:
- the LOC133031810 gene encoding uncharacterized protein LOC133031810, whose translation MTMSLTRRSMQISSLLSSLLLLCVSGLATAIDPAISKSESKSSSAGIKVLIILLGLVAVIGFCVLLFKLWQKKKREEQHARLLKLFEDDDELEVELGIRD comes from the exons atgactATGTCCCTTACCCGAAGATCCATGCAAATCTCATCTCTGCTCTCATCGCTTTTGCTGCTCTGCGTTTCGG GTCTAGCGACCGCGATTGATCCCGCAATTTCGAAATCTGAGAGCAAATCAAGCTCGGCAGGGATCAAGGTACTGATTATATTGCTGGGTTTGGTGGCAGTAATTGGATTCTGTGTCTTGTTATTCAAATTATGGCaaaaaaagaagagggaagaaCAACACGCTCGTCTTCTCAAGCTGTTTGAGGATGACGATGAGCTTGAGGTTGAATTAGGTATTCGCGATTGA